Below is a genomic region from Numenius arquata chromosome 8, bNumArq3.hap1.1, whole genome shotgun sequence.
ATATTAAGCTAAATCTTGCAATATATCTAATGCTAACAGAATAAAATGCAATGCCATAGACAAAAACATACTGAAGAGTCTGTTAGTTATCAGAATgttttgttctcattttaattattaaatttgaAAACTCAAATAAAATTTAATCCTCAGAGTTGTTTcaaatatttaagttttaaaataaagatttcaagGATACACTAAAATCTGCTAAAAATTCCTAGAATATTCTCTTATCTCATGATCCTGCCCTCTGAGAACTACAAGCCTCTATGCCTGCACTATTTAGAAGAGAGGCCAAGTTTGCCTCTTGAAAAAATTCAAGTAAATTTCCCATGCTGAAACCACATCATAAGGTGAGCAGCAGGACTGTGCTGTACAGAAGATCTGTGAATTCCTAATGTCTGAAGAAGTGTGCTAATAAGTACTGCTATCACTGTTATTTATTTGCAGGTTGCTCCAGAGGCCCTGTTACATTCTACAAGAGAGCACCAGGACATGAGAGAGGTGTTATCTTCTGCATTTGAACCATTTCTGTTGTCATCTAGCCCTGGCCAGTTGTGATTCATAGTTCCTGACAGTACTCATGTGCAGCTATAGAATCAGAAAGCTGTATAACCAGTATAGAAATGTAAGTTCCTTGAATAAACACATTAAATAAACACAAACCACCTGTTAAAGTTTACCTGCACAAATGCCACTCCTGTCATCAGTATTACTAATGAAAGCCATTGGTATACACCCAATTTCTTGCTCAACATGGACACAGAAAACAACGCTGTGGTAAGAATTTTCAGTTGATATGTAACCTAGAAGAACCCAGAAACAATTACTATCATATAAGTTGTGTTTTTTTGAAACTTACAGAGAAATCCAAATGTACAATACCTGGTATGTGGCTGCATCTAGGTTTGACAATGCTACATAGAGCAAGTTATTCTGAAGTGTATAAATTCCTGAAGGAATAGCAAGTTTAAGAGTTTCCATGGGTTTATTAAGGATTTCATCATGTAGCACTCTGTTCAGAGTCCGTAAATTGCACTCTGCCcaaagaaacaataaaagaaatagaCATTCACTCAAAGGAgagtaaaaaacccacaaaaccaaagaTAGCTATCACTGCTATCAAGACCTCAAAATACTGTTTGACTTTCATGAGCttcatatatgtaaaaaaaagacACTCTGTCTTCCTAGAATAATATAACTAGAAcaattattcaaaatattttaagtaaaacttACTGAAACCATAACAATATTTGAAGATGATACATTAAAGAGTATCACCTAAAAATGCACATGTAGGAGCTTAGAGAGTCATCAATATTTATGCATATACAATATTTTTAAGCTGTTGAAGATAAAATATGTGTGTCAAGAAACCGGATAAATTCAGTATAAAATGTACAAAATAAGAATTTGAGTaaatctgaatatatatatatatttttttttaatcttaaaactgTGCTTATTCCTGTAGTAATGAAATTGCTTCCTCCCTTCTGTATCTCCTGTTTAATATAGGCTTCTAAATCATCATTCATGGTTTGGACACActtaaagcttttcattttttcctatttctacaTATGAATTTATTAAAATGCCTGAGCAAACACAAGCTTCAAGCTGTTAGTAGAAAAATTATCCTTGCACTCCTCAGTATTCACattctttaaagaaaactctTCAACAAATATACAATATCTTCTGTCATGCGTTGAGGAGTGAAGTATGATTAGTGTCTTTCCAAGACTATTTCTTACATGAGAAGGGAAATGCTTTGTTGCACACCTGTACTCACATGGCTGATTTGCAGTTGCCACTACAATACAGCATATTGATAAGGAAAATTACTTGGTGCAAAATTTGACACATACTGCTGTCTTTGTAGACCAATAGAACACAGGCCAAAATCTTCAGAAGTTCAGCAATAACTACTGCAGTAGAGGATAAGTAACGAGGTCCTTCTTCTTTCAGTGTCCGAGAATAACGCATGGTCAAGACTAAACTTGTGGTCTGAAAAACCAGGATGCCCAAGGAAACGTATTTTAAATTGGTAgacatttcttcacttttttcttcctgtaacaggaaaaaaaccaaacacaaacacaaacccaGGCTTAAAAGCTAATATTGCAAACAGATGTTTCCCTTAGAAATCAGCACATTAAAAAATGTTGCCCAGGGAGCTCaaccaaaggaaaacaacaaacctaatctgatatttaaaaagaaaaaggaggttaaCAGTTTAAAGTGTTTTTCAAATACACAATGACAAATGGAGAAGGATATCAGAATATTAGGAGAAGTGATAACTAAtagagaaatgaaatatttcttatctgtaataataataaagtaaaataaggaTTAACTGATAATCAGCTTCCCAGTAACAGGTTTCACAAAAGAAATCTCCCAATCATGGATTTCTTTATGTAGGTGAAGGCTCAgaagatattttcaaagcaaaaaggcCCCACGCTGTGGTACTGCCGAATGCCAGTACCCTTGCTGCAATGAGTTACTCCTAGAATGAAGGGATCTTCTCATTCTTCCATCTCTCTAAAGTTTTACAGATTGCAGTTTCTGCCTTGTCCGATGACACAGTGCCAGTATAAGATAGGGTGATGctttaaatgaaagtgagagGTATGCCTGatgctgaaggaaaaggaaagttgtggGAAAGTAGGGTTAGATAGGAAGACGTGGGATGGAGGAGCTGCAGGGGAGACAGCACTAAACCTGTCCTACCGATTATCCTGCTCAGAGAAAAATCAGTTGAGTAAAGCTGTATCACTCTTATCTTTACCACAAACTTTCATTAAGCTGACATGGTTTTCTTTGCCCTTTGTCACCAATTAAAGCATTCACTTAATGCAGGACTATCAGAGAAAGTGATTCTCATTTTGCAAACATAATATAttacaaggaaatgaaaaatgcatcACTGCTATTCAGAATATCATATATTTTTCTGCTATTCTTCATATTAAGTATGAAGAATTTCCATATGCACAGAAATTAATGCTCTCTATAAGAAATTAACTACTACTGCCTTCACTGCCCACATATTCAAAACCAGCAGTGTTTTATAATGCCAGTAAAATCAAACCAGTAAAAGTTAACAAATATGTtttcaagtaaaagaaaaacagtaacaagTCAAGACAATGAATGTGGTTCTCACTTGTAGAAGTCTAGAGATGGCATAAGCAGTACTTACTGGATGCATATGCCAGAGCTGTCCCTATGCATATTTTACACCTACAGACAGACAAGTTTTGACTCATTAACTATCTAGTTTTGTACACACTGCTGAAGGATGTGCTGGTGCCTCTAAATATTTGCAGCTGAAACTGAAGCTGTTTCTTGCTGACTACCTCAAGATGCGTTTCATAACAAATTTACTGCTATTTTTTCAGAAATCTAAAGTGTTGTGCTATTCAAATATTTATGACTTGCCTTTATCTTGTCTCTAAGTATTAATAGATTTTCTCCAGTCAAGTATAAGAAGTCAAATTAATACCTATATGACATGGATACTTAAGAGACATTGCAGTAGTGTGCAAAAAAATATGAACTGTGAACAGCCACAGAGATATGAAATACATACTTGTATCCTACACAATAAAATTGTTTACCTCAAGAATCATACGgatgtaaaaatatttgtaaaaggctatcagaaaatgaggaagaaaaagatgccaGGATGCAGAAACCAAGGAAGAAATACACAAAGATTTCTTTAGGGAATTTTAATAGAAGATACTTTTGTATGAACTATGATCTCATTTAAGTTGCTGAAGAGACAAATACTAAAGATGCAATTGCAATGGACAACATAAACCAGACAGAAATGTAAAGCACGAAGGAGAAGAAAGCTGCAGACAAGGTTCAAGATTTACTAACTTCTTCCACAGGTTCTGCTGGAATAACCCTTTACATGAGGATGTTAACTGTAGACTTACGCACCCTCAACAATAAAATGGAGAAGATCAGTTAGTCACAGGAACATCTTCGAAGAACAAATTTTCTACAGCTGAgaacaaggaggagaaagaagagaacagcTGCTGTGAAGGGATGAAGAGGGGATATGCAAAGTCAGAGATCATACTCTCTGGAGAAATATCAGCAGCATAGagaagacagagggagaaaaagggaaagaaaaaaaaatacagagagagaaaatacagaactgaACTTTATGAAAAGGTCTGCCTGTGCTACTGGAGAAAACTGACATTGCAAAACATATTCATGTGAGCCAACTTGCACAATTTCTTCCACCTTTTCCATCTatctcatttttcattattgAGACCTGACAATCTGGAAACACAAAGAGCAATATATGGTCAAGATGAACAACACCAAATTTCATGAAGGCACACTTAGAGATAAATAAGTTTTTAAACTTTTGGggtttcagttttcaaaatgcttctgAACAAAATACAGATAATGGGAACACACGTCTCCTGAACTCAGACCCAAATTTCTGCATTCTGTGAGCCTGTGAAGTGACAAAGGGTTTTACAAATGTTCAAAATTCTCAGAGATCAATTCCTGAACCTTCAAAATAGGTCACAATATCAGAAAATAATGTTCACATTAATTTCTTGCTGAAATACAACCATCATTTACTAAGCAGCTTGAAATGTAATTTTAGAAGTAAATCACCAATACCTTATTTATGAGCAAGTATCAGAGCATTCAGCATGGAAACATATCAACAAGTGCAAGAGTTTAATACACCCATCAGCAAAGCTGTAAGGAATACATACCACAATATCTTCTCGAAATACAGTCTTGTCTTTATTAGTAATCATGATAAAAAAGGGAACCTTGCCAGACAATGTCTCAAAAAGGTGccagaagcagaaaatatttctttaccatAATTCACTAATGCAGTTTCAGACTTTCCAAAATTCACACAAAATTAACTTTAAGCATCCAGTGCGATAGCTGTCAGTGGTCAGCAAGACAGGCTTGTAGAGAACAAGTGTGGCAAGTTTCATGCTGTACTTGCAAATAGTTGGTTCTCAGAGCAGGAACTACAAAGTCCTGAAACTTACTATGTCAATAAAATAACCACCCTTTAATGAGCACACATAATATCTTATCAGCTCGCTCTCCTCacccctctttctttcttttaaacgAGCTGCATATCAGTTCGTAGAACTCGATGCAAACTGGGGATGAGGTCCAGAAGAGGAGCCAAGTACTGACCTTCAGACAGTTTAATTGTCTTCAGCTGCAGTTTCACAGCAGGTTTAGATTTACAGATTCCTACCGGAGGTGTAATGCCTCTCTTCTAGACATGAGTTCCTGCTACCCTCACTGTAACAGACTGTGCAGTCATATACTAAATGAACTATTGTTTTCATTAACAACCCACACTTTGATTGTCTTAAAccaataatgaaatgaaaattccCAGCGCATTTCCCGTACAGAGTTACAACCAGGCTTAGATTTCTTATTGGGCTTTGGACAGACTACTTAGTACTCTGCAGGATGCATCTGTCCCAAAAATCAGATTTAGGTTTGCTAATTCAAAGACTATAAGTTGAGTGGTCACATTAATTCTGTGACTTTTGAACTGTATCTTACAGTGAGAGGTGCTAAGTACCTGCAACTCACTGACTGTAATGTAGCCTGTCACATCTGTTAACTTAGTGACCAGGCTCATCATTCTTCTCTTTTATTAGTtaggttaaaaagaaaagtaaatcacCGATGTGTAGTTCATTCGGTATACGATCTACACACACCCTACAGCCAGCAATATggaaggcaaggaaagaaattaaaggcaGGTCTATATGGGAAGTCAACATGCAGGAAGCCAAGATGGTATTTACAGCCATGATAAAATGCAGATGGGTACTGTGTGAAGAGTTGTTCTccttaaaggaagaaaactcaGGAAAGGTTTTACAgactcagaaaacaaaacaagacaatcTATATGGGAAGTAATACCTTCAGCTCATTCAGCACAGTATCATACTGTGCAAATCTGTTCAATGGAAGTggaaaaccatagaatcatagaactatttaggttggaaaagacctttaagatcactgagtccaatcCTTAACCTAACacagccaagtccaccactaaaccatgtccctaagtgccacatctgcacgtcttttaaatacctccagggatggtaactcaatcacctccctgggcagcctgttccaatgcatGATGGCCCTTTCAGGGAAGAGATTTTTCTAAATATCCAACTGAAACCTCCCCgatgcaactggaggccatttcctcttgtcctgttgcctgttactCAGGAAAAGAGACAGACACCCACCttactacagcctcctttcaggtagttgtagagagtgataaggtgtctcctcagcctccttttctccagactaaacaacctcaCTTCACACATTTCCATTTCATAATATTCATTCATACAAAATGAATAAATTTCTGACTTGCagattttcatttcctttagtAATTTCTTCACCACAGGCtaaaatttcatattttacattttatttttatatcgtCCCTACACTTTCCCTCCTAAAATACCAGTAAATTCTAATGTTCGCAGATCAAATACATTAAACCAAAAGGAACATAATCAATTTGACTTAATGAACAGTAAACATaccatatatattttattttcctctatctATTCTTAACAAACCTCACTAACATTAATCAGGATTTACTACATGAGCAACAAGAACATTACAGGACATCCCTTAACTTTaagattttgtcttttaaagatCTGATGCTATAAACTTTTGAGTTTCTCAGCTGCTAAATATCTACAGTAACATAATTTTGTGCAAAATTAAGGATTAGTTTATGAATTTATCCTATTCTTGAGTTTGTAGAAGATCTCAAAATCTGACAGAATTACTTTTGTTTGAGGTAtctaaaacactaaaaaaagacaATTCTAGAAGGAAACATgactaatttattttatatactttttagTTAAACTACAGAGACTAGAGCTATACCACATATTATGGAGATCGTTCCAGCAAGCATGGCCCAACACCATCTGCAAGAATGAAAGAGCAGGGGCACCTCCACAGATCCAGGCACTCCCAAAATTTCACACTATGCTGATACAAATACATTAAGATAAAGTGAGCACAGAACTGTTAAGCCTCAACTTTGTCTAACATCAAGTACCTAGTTGATTAGCACCTTTTAGACTCACTGCAATTTTAAGGTTGGGATACCTTACATTTTCAcacattattttataaataacaaGATAGTTCATGCATAAATGATCCAAATTTGGTTTATTTGACTGTGCATTTCTTCTTCATCAATTACATTGAAAGTTCTTTCAGTATCCCGAACTATCCAGTACTCTACATTATATTTCAATAGTTCAGTCTGAATTACTATGGATGCTTTTCTTACAGTCACTGCAGCTGCATGACtatattaattaaatttaattttccttagtTTTCTGAAACTTTAAGAGAATATCtgataaaacttaaaaaaacccagcatccaAAAAAACACAAGCACCCAACACTATCTCAAGAAGTATctcacacaacaaaaaaaaaataattaacaatgatTTCCAATATGTCACATAGCAAAAAAGCAGGCTAAATTCAcagattaaaataacaaaatgctgTGATTTGACAGAGCAATCCACAGTAAAAGTCATGCATGCAATTACTTTGTATTTTAACTACCAGGTAACAGATGTGACAGGCTACATTACAGTCAATGAGTTGCAGGTACTTAGCACCTCTCACTCTAACACACAATTAAAGTCACTTAAAATAGTTTCGGGGTACCTGTGGTCATGATGTCAATAAATCAAGGTCTCATTTACCACTGACACATCTTTACAACAAGTCCACACAGATAAAATGAGAGGAATTCATGACAGAGGGAAGGTAAAGTGTCCTGCTGATTTAGGCTCCCATCCTGCAATTTCCACCTCACTGGCTGAGCCTAGGATTCTGCACTGGCACAAAAGCAAAGGCCTTCCTTTGGCCTAAGGATGAACCGTATTGAGAGTGAATGCATACAGAGTAACAGAAAATGGTGAAACGAGGCCTTTCCAACAGGCCACACAGTTAATATTTGTATTACTTTTTACCCATTTACCAAAAGATTTGACATGAAAATAACTTCTACTGGCAACTATTTCTTTATTCCTCCCTACTCTGTCAAAAggaaagttaaattaaaaaaaaaaacaaaaaaaacattactAACTACTATTATGCTTCCAGTCTTCACAGTGATGGAATTATGTGAATTACATTCCTTCCAGCCTAGCTGTGAAATGTGTTCACTGCTGATGGTCTTTTAGAGTAAGAAGCCAAGTTATAGGAGTTACTGCTATTGCTAGCTCTTATTGCATTTTATGATGAACGTGTTTAAGACTGCTTAACCAAAAGGCACTTGCACATTAGCTAAAATACAAAGCCAAACATAAGCAGACAACCAGCCTCTTAAAACTGCAAAAGGTCAAGTTTAAGAACgagaaacagagaggaaagtAAAGCACACTATTTCATTCCAGTGGAACAGGTATGCACACAGTTCCTGGGCATTTGCTTTGAAATCAAGACAGCAGATTAAGGACACAGGATGGTGTTCTTgtatttcttaaatgaaatgtGAACCCAGTTCTGATGCTACACCTGTACAAATATAATAAGCTGGCAACAAAAAGCCCAACTGGAAAGTGGAGCAAGAGCTACCTCACGGAACTTGAAGAACATATTTTTATAAGACTTCCTTCTATGTTTTAGAATGTCACAATCTTTTCCATCTTCCTCACACTTGATACAGGTTTCTTCTCTATTCTCTCCCATAAGCCATCTATATTTGTCAGCTGTTTCTCCCCAAATACACGGCACTTTTCAACTAAACCACTGCAAAtcattttatcatttaaaaacttaccttgctcttttttttgtttttcagtttgttacTCATTCTTCTTGCTGAATACATTATAATGTGGATTAAGTAcactatggaaaaaaataagctaTGTTTTTCTTAGAGCTTGTATACTTCTTCTTAAGAAGTATTACTAAAAGCAAATCCTCTAGCAAAGTTTTTTCCTTACTCTTCTAGCAGAAACTGagcaacaaagatttttttcacaaGAAGATTTCCTTCAGGCAGTATTTCCAATTTCtccatttacattaaaaaaactggtgaaaaaaattaaaaacattactttattaaaatattattttcatgacAAGGATATCAAGCACAATGCAGTAGAACACTGGTGGACCTTGCTCCTGCAACGTCATCTAGCTCCCCAGTCACAACCCTATCCTGGccttttaaaataacacagatgCTTTTTAACATTGGCAACTGCACTTATGCACAGAACAGTTACACATTAAATTGTAACTGCTAAAGATTAACCAACAATTTCTTTTCAACTTTGCTCCAAAAACCTAGGCTTTTGCCAAGGATAGTGGAGGCTGTATGAGTAATTCACTCAACCAGGAAATTCCACCATTGCCAAGTCTAACAAAGGGAATGCAATTACATATTAACACCTAATTTCAGACAATGCTATAAATTGGTTGAGACTTGGGTAAGGTCTTCTTATAGTTTGACAGACCTAGCAGAAAGGGAACTTAACGCTGCTGAGGTTCTTTATGATCTCACAaagttgtggtgttttttttcttttgtgggaaaaaaaaaaaaaaatcaccattctaATCTGGTAGGAATGTCTCAGGCAGGAAACATTGGGCATTGTGAACCTTAAATGTAAAATTTGTAGCTAAATACTCTTTAAggcccctcctccccaccccacccttaaACCTTTGCATCAAACCTAAGAATACAAAGATAAGATTTGATTGATGAGAATTTGGTTTGATGAATATTAAAGAAATCACATATTGAGTATAAATATTCAGTATCCAGGAAATTGAGGTCCTCATTGAGCTGAATGTAACACCAGTATTTCTTGTAAGATAAAGACCTCAACTATGTGCACAGTAGTGCAATAGCTTTATATTGACATAACATAACATTGACATAACTCTGCCTGCCAGCGTGGAAATTTGATACCACCCTAACTGAGGCCTTAATTGCATCTCTCTTTTGCAAACAGTACATACACTGTGTCCATTGTATAGATCACAGTATCGAAAGATCCTAATAGACACATTCAGATTCCGTAAGGGAGGAGGTATTCAGTTCCGTTTTAGCTCAAATGCCCATCCCTCCCCTCAAGCATACAGGAGTGCAATGCCATGAACTGAAGCACTGCCTGAATGCAACTCCTGCAGATGTATCAAGACCACAGATGAGCTCAGTTTAAGGtgctaaaagactaaacactGAAAAGAGCTGGGGTTCAGTTACAGCTTACACTTGTGCTATTTATGAATTACTAATCAAGTCTGGGTGCTCAAGGCAATGCAGCCACCCTCAGTCAAGGTGACCTAGTTTGAGCAGAAAACACAAACCAGATACTACAGTG
It encodes:
- the SLC35A3 gene encoding UDP-N-acetylglucosamine transporter isoform X2, producing the protein MITNKDKTVFREDIVEEKSEEMSTNLKYVSLGILVFQTTSLVLTMRYSRTLKEEGPRYLSSTAVVIAELLKILACVLLVYKDSKCNLRTLNRVLHDEILNKPMETLKLAIPSGIYTLQNNLLYVALSNLDAATYQVTYQLKILTTALFSVSMLSKKLGVYQWLSLVILMTGVAFVQWPSDSQATAAKEHSAGSQFVGLIAVLIACFSSGFAGVYFEKILKETKQSVWIRNIQLGFFGSIFGLMGVYIYDGEQLSKNGFFQGYNKLTWIVVVLQALGGLVIAAVIKYADNILKGFATSLSIILSTLISYFWLQDFVPTSVFFFGAVLVIAATFLYGYDPKPAGNPIKA
- the SLC35A3 gene encoding UDP-N-acetylglucosamine transporter isoform X1, with amino-acid sequence MYSARRMSNKLKNKKKSKEEKSEEMSTNLKYVSLGILVFQTTSLVLTMRYSRTLKEEGPRYLSSTAVVIAELLKILACVLLVYKDSKCNLRTLNRVLHDEILNKPMETLKLAIPSGIYTLQNNLLYVALSNLDAATYQVTYQLKILTTALFSVSMLSKKLGVYQWLSLVILMTGVAFVQWPSDSQATAAKEHSAGSQFVGLIAVLIACFSSGFAGVYFEKILKETKQSVWIRNIQLGFFGSIFGLMGVYIYDGEQLSKNGFFQGYNKLTWIVVVLQALGGLVIAAVIKYADNILKGFATSLSIILSTLISYFWLQDFVPTSVFFFGAVLVIAATFLYGYDPKPAGNPIKA
- the SLC35A3 gene encoding UDP-N-acetylglucosamine transporter isoform X5; amino-acid sequence: MSTNLKYVSLGILVFQTTSLVLTMRYSRTLKEEGPRYLSSTAVVIAELLKILACVLLVYKDSKCNLRTLNRVLHDEILNKPMETLKLAIPSGIYTLQNNLLYVALSNLDAATYQVTYQLKILTTALFSVSMLSKKLGVYQWLSLVILMTGVAFVQWPSDSQATAAKEHSAGSQFVGLIAVLIACFSSGFAGVYFEKILKETKQSVWIRNIQLGFFGSIFGLMGVYIYDGEQLSKNGFFQGYNKLTWIVVVLQCLFLRSCPCNSSYFPIRL